In one window of Buchnera aphidicola (Rhopalosiphum maidis) DNA:
- the folC gene encoding bifunctional tetrahydrofolate synthase/dihydrofolate synthase encodes MYKKKYTFSMWIEYLEKFDKKDRKNLFELKFIAKKLGLLNLKSFFFTIGGTNGKGTTCAMLEKLLLDSGYKVGLYTSPHLINYCERIRVNGLQLSEKDHIFSFFIIDSEKGNVSLTYFEFITLSALFLFSQYSLDIIILEVGLGGRLDATNIIDSDLSVITNIGIDHTSFLGKDRFSIGREKSGIFRKGKIAVIGEKNIPCSVDQIAREKKTILKKVDVDWFWTKKKIDSWDFIHSNVQLYNLPISQIPLPNTAIALSSLFYSGLKVNLKKIRSTISKVQLSGRFQTVFNSPRIILDVAHNVNAALYLSEKIDEIDIQGKIYAIFGVLKDKDVSGIVRTLEKKIHYWYASCLKTNRSASINCLKKKLPVQNTFFLIVLMIVGKLSKK; translated from the coding sequence ATGTATAAAAAAAAATATACTTTTTCTATGTGGATTGAATATTTAGAAAAATTTGATAAAAAAGATAGAAAAAATCTTTTTGAATTAAAATTTATTGCAAAAAAATTAGGTCTATTAAATTTAAAGTCTTTTTTTTTTACTATTGGGGGGACTAATGGAAAAGGAACAACCTGTGCAATGTTAGAAAAATTACTTTTAGATTCAGGTTATAAAGTAGGATTATATACTTCTCCACATCTCATAAATTATTGTGAAAGAATTAGAGTTAATGGACTGCAGCTTAGTGAAAAAGACCATATTTTTTCTTTTTTTATTATAGATTCTGAAAAAGGTAATGTTTCTTTGACTTATTTCGAATTCATTACACTTTCAGCATTATTTTTATTTAGTCAATATTCTCTAGATATTATAATATTGGAAGTTGGTTTAGGAGGGCGTTTAGATGCTACTAATATTATAGATTCAGATTTATCTGTTATCACTAATATAGGAATTGATCATACTTCCTTTTTAGGAAAAGATCGTTTTAGTATTGGTCGTGAAAAATCTGGTATTTTTAGAAAAGGAAAAATTGCAGTTATTGGAGAAAAAAACATTCCATGTTCTGTTGATCAAATAGCTAGAGAAAAAAAAACAATTTTAAAAAAAGTTGATGTAGATTGGTTTTGGACAAAAAAAAAAATTGATTCATGGGATTTTATTCATTCAAATGTTCAATTGTATAATCTTCCTATTTCTCAAATACCATTACCTAATACAGCTATTGCTTTGTCATCTTTATTTTATTCTGGATTAAAAGTTAATTTAAAAAAAATAAGAAGTACTATTTCTAAAGTTCAATTATCTGGTAGATTTCAAACAGTTTTTAATTCCCCCCGCATTATTCTCGATGTTGCTCATAACGTTAATGCTGCTTTATATCTTTCAGAAAAAATTGATGAAATAGATATACAAGGCAAAATATATGCAATTTTTGGTGTTTTAAAAGATAAAGACGTTTCAGGAATTGTTCGAACATTAGAAAAAAAAATTCACTATTGGTATGCTTCATGTTTAAAAACAAATCGTAGTGCTAGTATTAACTGTTTAAAAAAAAAATTACCTGTTCAGAATACATTTTTTTTAATAGTGTTGATGATAGTTGGAAAGCTATCAAAAAAGTGA
- a CDS encoding CvpA family protein, producing MTFIDYVILFIIFISVSFGLFRGFIQEVISFVLLFFSIYFFSNYYYFSSFYLKKSKFFIRNNFFL from the coding sequence ATGACTTTTATAGATTATGTTATTCTTTTTATTATTTTTATTTCTGTTTCTTTTGGATTATTCCGTGGCTTTATTCAAGAAGTAATTTCTTTTGTTCTTTTATTTTTTAGCATTTATTTTTTCAGTAATTATTACTATTTTAGTTCTTTTTATTTAAAAAAATCAAAATTTTTTATTAGAAACAATTTTTTTTTGTAA
- the nuoM gene encoding NADH-quinone oxidoreductase subunit M, producing MFLSLLVIIPFLSGVFSFFSFRFQRNIPRWIAITGIALTLLIVMKIWFFEDYHTYQVKSYAHASYELILPWISNIGIKFHIAVDGFSIIMLFLTSFLGIIAILCSWNEIKKNEGFFYLNIMLVLTGTIGIFIAFDLFLFFFFWEIILIPMYFLISLWGQKKEDKQNCINVANKFFIYTQISGLIMLASILLLVLTYYKNNNILTFNYDLLIMKPVDKSIEYIIMLGFFLAFIIKMPIVPFHGWLADFHEKSPYCGAVDIIGALLKTAPYGLLRYNKMLFPHATEHFAPIAIFLGFFSVFYGAWVAFSQVNIKRLIAYSSISHMGLMLIAIYGGNEISLQGLVIQILSNSISTAALFILSGQIYKYLKTQDISKMGGLWTNVYWIPGFSLFFALCNLGIPGTGNFIGEFLILFGIFKECPLISIVAAISIVFSSIYSLNMIRKIYYGVSQKDIPKIFLNIKEFWISIVLIFVLIFLGLTPQKILNTSFESIHFIYNFSKRMY from the coding sequence ATGTTTCTTTCTTTATTAGTTATAATTCCATTTCTTAGTGGTGTTTTTTCATTTTTTTCTTTTAGATTTCAGAGAAATATTCCTCGTTGGATTGCTATAACAGGAATAGCATTAACGTTATTAATTGTTATGAAAATATGGTTTTTTGAAGATTATCATACTTACCAAGTAAAAAGTTATGCTCATGCAAGCTATGAACTAATATTACCTTGGATATCAAACATTGGAATTAAATTTCATATTGCTGTTGATGGTTTTTCAATTATCATGCTTTTTTTAACTTCATTTTTAGGAATAATAGCTATTTTATGTTCTTGGAATGAAATAAAAAAAAATGAAGGTTTTTTTTATTTAAATATTATGCTTGTTTTAACTGGTACGATTGGTATTTTTATTGCTTTTGATTTATTTTTATTTTTCTTTTTTTGGGAAATTATACTTATTCCAATGTATTTTTTAATTTCATTATGGGGTCAAAAAAAAGAAGATAAGCAAAATTGTATAAATGTTGCTAATAAGTTTTTTATATATACTCAAATATCAGGTTTAATAATGTTAGCATCAATTTTATTATTAGTTTTAACTTATTATAAAAATAATAATATTTTAACTTTTAATTATGATTTATTGATTATGAAACCAGTTGATAAAAGTATAGAATACATTATTATGTTAGGGTTTTTTTTGGCTTTTATTATAAAAATGCCAATTGTTCCTTTTCATGGATGGTTGGCTGATTTTCATGAAAAATCTCCATATTGTGGTGCTGTAGATATAATTGGTGCTTTATTAAAAACTGCTCCATACGGTCTTTTACGCTATAATAAAATGCTTTTTCCTCATGCAACAGAGCATTTTGCACCTATAGCAATTTTTTTAGGTTTTTTTAGTGTTTTTTATGGAGCTTGGGTTGCTTTTTCTCAAGTTAATATTAAGCGTTTGATCGCCTATTCATCTATTTCTCATATGGGATTAATGTTAATTGCTATTTATGGTGGCAACGAAATATCTTTGCAAGGTTTAGTTATTCAAATTTTATCTAATAGCATATCTACTGCTGCCTTATTTATTTTATCAGGTCAAATTTATAAATATCTAAAAACACAAGATATAAGTAAAATGGGGGGTTTATGGACAAATGTTTATTGGATTCCAGGTTTTTCTTTATTTTTTGCATTATGTAATTTAGGTATTCCAGGAACAGGGAATTTTATTGGTGAATTTTTAATATTATTCGGTATATTTAAAGAATGTCCATTGATATCTATAGTTGCAGCAATAAGTATTGTTTTTTCATCTATTTATTCTTTAAATATGATTCGAAAAATTTACTATGGTGTTTCTCAAAAAGATATTCCAAAAATTTTTTTGAATATAAAAGAATTTTGGATATCAATAGTATTGATTTTTGTATTAATTTTTTTAGGTTTAACCCCTCAAAAAATATTAAATACTTCGTTTGAATCTATACATTTTATATATAACTTCTCAAAAAGAATGTACTAA
- the nuoL gene encoding NADH-quinone oxidoreductase subunit L: protein MNIIFLIILFPLISFLFLSLIQGSISEKNTAIIGISSIFFSFMTTCFYITNFANRSYQIFTQKLCSWISINELNIDFSLILDGLSLSMLTMILGIGLLIHIFSTWYMEGKEGYSRFFAYTNLFIAGMSLLVLADNFIFMYVGWEIVSVCSYLLIGFYYKTSNNNSCALKAFILTRISDVFLIIAFFLIYTKYGTFNFQEIKFLSKFLNIEDFSNFNFLTLCLLIGVIGKSAQLPLHTWLSDAMVGPTPVSALIHAATMVTAGVYLIARTHFLFLLTPKILYLISFIGIITIFISSFSALVQKDIKRILAYSTMSQIGYMFLALGVKAWTAAIIHLIVHAIFKALLFLSSGSLILFCNNEKNIFKMSNVSSKCPLLYASFLVGGASLISFPLITAGFYSKGNILFSVLQNGYVNLFLIGLFCSFLTSIYTFRMIFVIFHRSSISFSFSTKRLAHNVPLLILLFLSTVFGYLIMRLPLIYVFPISQHLENGKLLYEIISSFISFLGIFISYYIFLKKPNWFFQFLEWKIIRLIHYFLLNGWFFDFFYKILFINSYLLISRILSYEPFDFFSNFFVKFIRKTNLVLLKSANGNVKYYILTMLIGINLFFILILCSFLL from the coding sequence ATGAATATTATTTTCTTGATAATTTTATTTCCATTAATAAGTTTTTTGTTTTTATCCCTTATACAGGGATCTATTTCCGAAAAGAATACAGCTATTATAGGTATATCTTCAATATTTTTTTCATTTATGACAACTTGTTTTTATATTACGAATTTTGCAAATCGTTCATATCAAATTTTTACTCAAAAATTATGCAGTTGGATTTCTATTAATGAACTAAATATAGATTTTAGTTTAATTTTAGACGGATTATCTTTAAGTATGTTAACTATGATCCTAGGAATAGGATTATTAATACATATTTTTTCTACTTGGTATATGGAAGGTAAAGAGGGTTATTCTCGATTTTTTGCATATACTAATTTATTTATAGCTGGGATGTCATTATTAGTTTTAGCAGATAATTTTATTTTCATGTATGTAGGATGGGAAATTGTAAGTGTATGTTCTTATTTGTTGATTGGTTTTTATTACAAGACCTCTAATAATAATTCTTGTGCTCTTAAAGCATTTATTTTAACTAGAATTTCAGATGTATTTTTAATAATTGCATTTTTTTTAATATATACTAAATATGGTACTTTTAATTTTCAAGAAATTAAGTTTTTATCAAAATTTTTGAATATAGAAGATTTTTCTAATTTTAATTTTCTTACACTATGTTTGTTAATAGGGGTAATTGGAAAATCAGCACAGTTGCCGTTGCATACTTGGTTATCTGACGCTATGGTTGGTCCTACTCCTGTTTCTGCCTTAATACATGCTGCTACTATGGTAACAGCTGGTGTCTATTTAATCGCAAGAACACATTTTTTGTTTTTGTTAACTCCTAAAATATTATATCTTATAAGTTTTATTGGTATAATAACAATATTTATTTCTAGTTTTTCAGCTTTAGTTCAAAAAGATATAAAACGTATTCTTGCATATTCTACTATGAGTCAAATAGGATATATGTTTTTAGCTTTAGGTGTAAAAGCATGGACTGCAGCAATTATTCATTTAATTGTTCATGCTATTTTTAAAGCATTATTATTTTTATCTTCAGGTTCTTTAATTTTATTCTGTAATAATGAAAAAAATATATTTAAGATGAGTAATGTGAGTTCAAAGTGTCCTCTTTTGTATGCTTCTTTTTTAGTCGGAGGTGCCTCTTTGATTTCTTTTCCTTTAATTACAGCTGGTTTTTACAGCAAGGGAAACATTTTATTCAGTGTTTTACAAAATGGTTATGTGAATCTATTTTTAATTGGTTTGTTCTGTTCTTTTTTGACATCTATTTATACATTTAGAATGATTTTTGTAATTTTTCATAGAAGTAGTATTTCTTTTTCTTTTTCTACTAAGAGATTAGCACATAACGTACCATTATTAATTTTGTTATTTCTTTCTACTGTATTTGGTTATCTCATAATGAGATTACCACTTATTTATGTTTTTCCAATTTCTCAACATTTAGAAAATGGTAAACTTTTATACGAAATAATATCTAGTTTTATATCTTTTTTAGGTATATTTATTTCTTATTATATTTTTCTTAAAAAACCAAATTGGTTTTTTCAATTTCTAGAATGGAAAATAATTCGATTAATTCACTATTTTTTACTAAATGGATGGTTTTTTGACTTTTTTTATAAAATTTTATTTATTAATTCTTATTTATTAATATCTAGAATCTTATCTTACGAACCATTTGACTTTTTTTCTAATTTTTTTGTTAAATTTATTAGAAAAACTAATTTAGTTTTATTAAAAAGTGCTAATGGTAATGTAAAATACTACATATTAACCATGTTAATTGGTATTAATTTATTTTTTATTTTAATTTTATGTTCTTTTTTATTATAA
- a CDS encoding NADH-quinone oxidoreductase subunit N translates to MIINLQELIALFPFLILLLSVVIVILSISYNRNHFFVACFTIISLIVTLASLYFLISIVPIDITSLFHITKRSILYAGMIIISSIATCVFSYPWLLKYAFNKEEFYLLTLLSTLGAVFLTVSNHMSSLFISIELMSLPIFGLIAYSSSQKYSLEASFKYLILSGVSSSFLLLGISWVYAISGNLSLLSIYQIFSDLSNSEKIMILFGIIMVLMSFFFKLSMVPFHLWTADIYQGTPSSVLSFFSVSGKIAIFSVLLYFFSYFSVFDHKIIFLILSLISFFSILFGNLMAIFQTNIKRFFGYSSISQLGYLLIIFLVSKNEYFFSLQISGIFLFNYLLTNIVYFGVINLFSSSYKYDIDSIDLYKGLFWSQPLLASIVTIVLLSLGGIPITLGFFGKFFIFSIIIKHHLWAIGFSFLIGTILGMYGYLRLIINMYLNPSKYLFLENTKKSYFWLWSPSGFLVFISGIMLLILGIYPTPLIHLIKFMQ, encoded by the coding sequence ATGATAATTAATCTACAAGAATTAATAGCACTTTTTCCTTTTTTAATTTTACTACTATCGGTAGTAATAGTTATTTTATCTATTTCTTATAATCGAAATCATTTTTTTGTTGCTTGTTTTACTATAATTAGTTTAATAGTTACTCTTGCTTCATTATATTTTTTGATTTCTATAGTACCTATTGATATAACTAGTTTATTTCATATTACTAAACGTTCTATCTTATATGCAGGTATGATTATAATTTCTAGTATTGCAACTTGTGTTTTTTCCTATCCTTGGTTATTAAAATATGCTTTTAATAAAGAAGAATTTTATTTGTTAACGCTTCTTTCAACTTTAGGTGCTGTTTTTTTAACTGTTTCTAATCATATGTCATCTTTATTTATTAGTATTGAATTAATGTCTTTACCAATATTTGGTTTAATTGCTTATTCTAGCTCTCAAAAGTATTCTTTAGAAGCATCTTTTAAATATCTTATTTTATCTGGTGTTTCTTCTTCTTTTTTATTGCTTGGTATTTCATGGGTATATGCTATTTCTGGAAATCTTAGTCTTTTATCTATATATCAAATATTTTCTGATTTATCAAATAGCGAAAAAATAATGATTTTATTTGGTATAATTATGGTATTAATGTCTTTTTTCTTTAAATTATCCATGGTTCCTTTTCATTTATGGACAGCTGATATATATCAAGGAACTCCTTCATCTGTTTTATCTTTTTTTTCTGTTTCTGGAAAAATTGCAATTTTTAGTGTTTTACTTTATTTTTTTTCATATTTTTCAGTTTTTGATCATAAAATAATATTTTTAATATTGTCATTGATTAGTTTTTTTTCAATATTATTTGGTAATTTAATGGCTATATTTCAAACAAATATTAAAAGGTTTTTTGGTTATTCATCCATATCACAATTAGGTTATTTGCTAATAATATTTCTTGTTTCAAAAAACGAGTACTTTTTTTCTTTACAGATAAGTGGTATTTTTTTATTTAACTATTTATTAACAAATATAGTGTATTTTGGTGTTATTAACTTATTTTCTAGTTCTTATAAGTACGATATAGATTCAATTGATTTATACAAAGGTTTATTTTGGTCACAACCTCTTTTAGCTAGCATAGTTACAATTGTATTGCTTTCTTTAGGAGGGATCCCTATAACTTTAGGATTTTTCGGAAAATTTTTTATTTTTTCTATTATTATAAAGCATCATTTATGGGCTATTGGTTTTTCATTTTTAATTGGTACAATACTAGGTATGTACGGTTATTTAAGATTAATTATCAATATGTATTTAAATCCATCAAAATACTTATTTCTTGAGAATACAAAAAAATCTTATTTTTGGTTATGGAGCCCCTCTGGATTTTTAGTATTTATTTCTGGAATAATGTTATTGATATTAGGAATATATCCTACTCCATTGATACATTTAATAAAATTCATGCAATAA
- the nuoJ gene encoding NADH-quinone oxidoreductase subunit J — MEFVFYMCSLIAVISTLLVIIQKNAVYSLVYLIISLLSISSIFFIFGAFFAGALEVIVYAGAIIVLFVFVIMMLNLGEKHDFQEKKYLSPIFWIVPGCLSLMLFLLMAYVVFFVKDKQIYFTVIDAKEVGINLFGPYLLLVELSSLLLLSSLVVVFHVGKEKK; from the coding sequence ATGGAATTTGTTTTTTATATGTGTTCTTTGATAGCAGTTATTTCTACTTTATTAGTCATCATTCAAAAAAATGCGGTTTATTCTTTAGTATATTTAATAATTTCACTTTTATCAATATCTAGTATTTTTTTTATATTCGGTGCTTTTTTTGCTGGTGCTTTAGAGGTTATTGTTTACGCTGGAGCAATTATTGTTTTATTTGTTTTTGTAATTATGATGCTTAATCTTGGTGAAAAGCATGATTTTCAAGAGAAAAAATACTTAAGCCCTATCTTTTGGATAGTTCCGGGCTGTTTATCATTAATGTTATTTTTATTGATGGCATACGTTGTTTTTTTTGTTAAAGACAAACAAATATATTTTACTGTAATTGATGCAAAAGAAGTAGGTATTAATTTATTTGGTCCATATTTGTTATTAGTAGAACTTTCTTCTTTACTTTTATTATCTTCTTTAGTTGTTGTTTTTCATGTTGGAAAAGAAAAAAAATGA
- the nuoI gene encoding NADH-quinone oxidoreductase subunit NuoI — MTLKEIVIGFLVQIRSMWIVFKNIFSKSETKMYPEEKLYLSPRYRGRVILTRNINGEERCVACNLCAVVCPVDCISLQKSEKEGGRWYPEFFRINFSRCIFCGLCEEACPTAAIQLMPDFELSDFKRKNLVYEKEDLLISGPGKYPDYNFYRVSGVVIKDKKTGELESELKPVNVKDLLP; from the coding sequence ATGACTTTAAAAGAAATTGTTATTGGATTTTTAGTGCAAATAAGAAGTATGTGGATAGTTTTTAAAAACATATTTTCTAAATCTGAAACTAAAATGTATCCAGAAGAAAAATTATATTTATCTCCTCGATATCGAGGTCGAGTTATTTTAACACGTAATATAAATGGAGAAGAACGTTGCGTGGCTTGTAATTTATGTGCTGTAGTTTGTCCAGTTGATTGTATTTCTCTTCAAAAATCTGAAAAAGAAGGTGGTCGTTGGTATCCAGAATTTTTTAGAATTAATTTCTCTCGTTGTATTTTTTGTGGTTTATGCGAAGAAGCATGCCCTACAGCTGCTATTCAACTAATGCCTGATTTTGAATTATCAGATTTTAAAAGAAAAAATTTAGTTTATGAAAAAGAAGATTTATTAATTTCAGGTCCTGGAAAATACCCAGACTATAATTTTTATCGTGTTTCTGGTGTAGTTATCAAAGATAAAAAAACGGGTGAATTAGAAAGTGAATTAAAACCAGTTAATGTGAAAGATTTATTGCCATAA
- the nuoH gene encoding NADH-quinone oxidoreductase subunit NuoH — protein MSNLGINFYEILFKILQITLIVIFIIFFSAILSVVERKFLAFFQNRHGPNRVGWFGSLQLCADMIKILFKEDWVPLFSKKVIFILSPIIAFISLLFVIPIIPLAPNFLIINLNIGILFFLMMAALSVYAVLFAGWSSNNKYALLGAVRASAQTLSYEVFLGLSLMGVVARSGSFKIIDIINSQKEIWNFIPQFFGFLSFFIAGIAVCHRHPFDQPESEQELADGYHIEYSGMKFGLFFIGEYISIITVSALTSTLFFGGYFGFWGPSFFWLLLKTVFFILIFILIRASLPRPRYDQIMSFGWKICLPLTLLNLVITAFFILI, from the coding sequence ATGAGCAATTTAGGAATAAATTTTTATGAAATACTATTTAAAATTTTACAGATAACACTAATTGTAATTTTTATTATATTTTTTTCAGCAATTTTAAGTGTTGTTGAACGTAAATTTTTAGCATTTTTTCAAAATAGACATGGTCCTAATCGAGTCGGTTGGTTTGGAAGTTTACAATTATGTGCAGATATGATTAAAATTTTATTTAAAGAAGATTGGGTTCCATTGTTTAGTAAAAAAGTGATTTTTATTTTATCTCCAATTATAGCTTTTATTTCTTTATTATTTGTTATTCCAATAATTCCACTTGCGCCGAATTTTTTGATAATTAATTTAAATATAGGAATTTTATTTTTTCTAATGATGGCTGCTTTATCAGTTTACGCAGTATTATTTGCTGGTTGGTCAAGCAATAATAAATATGCTTTATTAGGTGCTGTTCGTGCTTCTGCTCAAACTTTGAGTTATGAAGTGTTTTTAGGTTTATCATTGATGGGTGTAGTCGCTAGATCTGGATCTTTTAAAATAATAGATATTATTAACAGTCAAAAAGAAATTTGGAATTTTATACCTCAATTTTTTGGTTTCTTGTCTTTTTTTATAGCTGGTATAGCTGTGTGTCATAGACATCCTTTTGATCAACCTGAATCTGAACAGGAGTTGGCTGATGGTTATCATATCGAGTATTCTGGTATGAAGTTTGGTTTATTTTTTATTGGTGAATATATTTCAATTATTACAGTTTCAGCATTAACATCGACATTATTTTTTGGGGGATATTTTGGTTTTTGGGGACCTAGTTTCTTTTGGTTGCTTTTAAAAACAGTTTTTTTTATTTTAATTTTTATTTTAATCAGAGCTTCTTTACCAAGACCTAGGTACGATCAGATAATGTCCTTTGGATGGAAAATTTGTTTACCGTTAACACTATTAAATTTAGTTATAACAGCTTTTTTCATATTAATATAA
- the nuoK gene encoding NADH-quinone oxidoreductase subunit NuoK, with the protein MISLFHGLFLSLILFTLGLTSLIVRRNVLFMLISLEIMMNAVALALVVVGSYWKQSDGQIMYILAITLAASEASIALALLLKLYRRQKTLNINVLSEMSG; encoded by the coding sequence ATGATTTCTTTATTTCATGGTTTATTTTTATCGTTAATATTATTTACTTTAGGTTTGACATCTCTTATAGTTCGTCGCAATGTACTGTTTATGTTAATTAGTTTAGAAATAATGATGAATGCTGTTGCATTAGCATTGGTAGTAGTAGGAAGTTATTGGAAACAGTCTGATGGTCAAATAATGTATATACTTGCTATTACGTTAGCTGCATCTGAAGCCAGTATAGCATTAGCGTTATTACTAAAGCTTTATAGACGTCAAAAAACACTAAACATTAACGTTTTAAGCGAGATGAGTGGATGA
- a CDS encoding CvpA family protein: protein MIIFFIFYILNIVLNFFIKKIFITIGLSHLNVFLGGIFGFVRGIVLVFFLLFFIFCFNHLVYLNYLKHSLLIDFLFHVKDYLLLIFF, encoded by the coding sequence ATGATAATTTTTTTTATATTTTATATTTTAAATATTGTTTTAAATTTTTTTATAAAAAAAATTTTTATAACAATTGGATTGTCACATTTAAATGTTTTTTTAGGAGGTATATTTGGTTTTGTTCGTGGAATTGTACTAGTTTTTTTTCTTCTTTTTTTTATATTTTGTTTTAATCATTTAGTTTATTTGAATTATTTAAAGCATTCTTTATTAATTGATTTTTTATTTCATGTTAAAGATTATCTATTATTAATTTTTTTTTGA